TACCGCCGTTGTATGTTGTTTGGGGTATGTCACAGGTTCTTGAACAGTAAACATTTTACATATGGAATCCCCAATCATATGCTTGGTTCCTCAGAGGGTTTCACGTTTACTGGCTAATGTTATCACGTAGACTACATCACAATGTTGCATTTCTTTATCTTCTTAGATGATTTTATGTAGTTATATTCCCAAAGACACTTGGGGTTGTGAAGCCACTTGCCAAGAAGCTGCTTTTAGATGGGAAACATATTACTATCTTCCATGATTGCTTCACATTTTAGTTATAAATCATATTACTTTAGCGTTAAATATTTTCATAATATGGTCCTAATAATTTATCGCGCATTTGCCCCTTTTAATAACTAGTCAAACAGCACCATAGAGTTTGATGATTTGCAATGGTCTTAATGATGTCAAAAACATACTTAGATCATGGTGTGGTGTCTTTAGGATAGGTAGCAACGATTATCGTACATAAGTTGTCAACATAATCATTGCAAATCAACAGCACTTCATGATCAATCCCGTTTCATCGTGCAATTTTTGGTGATTCGGTTGTATTCATGTGAATATGTGAAAATAACATGTATGTTTGTCTATAATGAGTTTAAAATGTTCATTCAACGATAATATCCGATgcaatatacaacataatAAAACATCTAGATTTACGAATAAAACCTAATAATAATTTGTTACAAGGTACTGATCAAGgagtatatattgtataaaatGGCATATCGTTGAGCAAGTATTGTCTGATTTTTTACCAATCAACGGAGCCACATTGGgcaaaaatatataaaaatattttcAGTTTATATTTTGAGAAAATCAATTAGTTATTCGAACAAATATCTTCGTATTCAGAGAATACAGGTAGTAGATTATCATTCAAAATGTTTAGTTTACGCGAGTTTATTTATTTGCTCTCACGGTTGACGTTAATGAAATCGAATAAACAAAAAATTTATAGACAACCAACCGATATGACATCTGGTGTGGTATCCATTGGAATTCACTGATACAGCCGTTAAACAACTCGGGGATGTAGTCTATATAGTTGGACTTCATATAGGAGGATGGTGCTGCAGATAGATTTTTTCACGGACAGTTTTTATATCACCATAAATGTAGCCCGACATGGTTAATCTACGAAATTCAAAACATTCATATTGCAACATTCTGTTTCTCAGctgtatataacatgttCTCATATGATTTGTCCCATTACCTCACTCTCGCTTCGGTGGGCGGGTTTATATTGACTATACCAAGTTATGCTATTATAATAGATCTAGATCGTTCTGTATATCCTCAAGATGTGGAAGTTTATCATGCATCATTCATTAGAGGAGGATTACATAGAATATTCCACGGAAGGACTGAGATGATTAGCGCTGTTAAATACAAAACCTGTTACTATAATACAATGCTACGCAATATGACTTCTGTAACTGACGTTTATGTTCAAGAATATAGAAGAGGCagtgaaatatatatagaaacTAATCGATGCATCAAGGGAGTACAAAAACAACTACATACTACATTTTGCAAAATTGTCGCACCTCATTGTGTACTGTTAACCCGACGCGATAAAATGCTCCTGGCTGCCTCCATTTCCATTCCTATAAATTTAAATCACCTTTTTCTACATCCATTCTTAGTGAGATCACGTGAGGAGGAAGAAGATGGTACTAGTATTAGTTTGGATTTAGTTAGTAAGAGGGCTTATAATAAGAAATTGAATGGTTGTAGGATACTAAGGTTTACAAAcccaaatatatttatatcacCTATATATGGTTTGGATTCCCAAACAAATGCCAGTAGTTATAGTAACCCAATGCTTATATCTCAAAGCGtgaaaatatatcatgtaCTCGGTACAATGTCGATCACACTATGGCTCAAAGGTTTACCATCGAGTGAGTCAAAATTTGTGGAGATACCCCCAATATCGGATGGAATTTTCCGACCGAGAAATATAGTTAGGTTCGCATTAAAGTTTAACGAATATGTAGATAACTCACGTCCTTCTACATCTAATCAtctgtatatttatgttgATAGTGTTGAAGTCAGTGTACCTGACATAATTATATTGGCCAATCTAAAAAGAGGTGACTGGTTATATACCCAATATAGCATTTTGGGTTCGCGATATCTTGAATACCCTACCATCGGTGTAAAGAGTTCACAAACAGGTCAGATGATCTACAGTGCTGCCTTCGATGAATATGTAAGATATGTTGAAATCTTTACGCATGTATTCAACCAGTGGAAATTTGTGGTGGTTAGCATTACGAAGTTCACCAAAGGTGTTCCACATCGATTAAAGAAGATATATTTAAGAGAAAGAAGAAATCGCGTTGACTACTATATCGAATTATATGATAGTTGTGCGAACTCCAGTCTagatatgatatataacatcaaaATCATAAACCCTACTACCGATGCAAATAATGCTACCCTAGAATCACATAATTATCTACCTCCTATAGAAAAATGTTTAGCCAGTGGCATTCCGGCAGTCACTATGCATTCAATGGGCACCCATATAGAAGGTTCTGTTCGGACAGCGGCAACAACGCATCTTGTAATTCCTCAAACGCAATGCATGTCACAATATGATTCGTATGAGACTGGGATTCAACGTGGTGATACAAGTTCAACACTATCACAAGTTGACACTTTCTATACATCTGAGTATACTAATGATAACAATATCGAAATATTCAGACAAGGTATGACTATTGGAGCACCTGTTCCATACACCGCCTACCCGACTAATTACGCCCAGAGAAATGAGGAAATCGAGGTTCCCATCGAACCAAGGGCCAGCACAGGTTTTACAAAAGTCGACCCCTTGAATTTAACTGAAACGCTGGCTGATTATAACACAGTCGAGTTTACAGATTCTATGATGCCACAAGAAAAAACATCGGTTGAGAATTCATTCAACACTCCATGCCCAATTTCACAAGATAACATCGAAGAAGTTCCAATAGAACAAATAGATACGTCTGAAACCCAACTATCAGAGCCAAGCGTAACACAACCGATAGAACCAGCTTTGCCACTAATAGAGTCGGACAACATTAAGCATCCGTCAGAATCAGAAGCTATTGGTATGCCAGAATTCACGTTTGAAACATTATTATCTGAATATGAACACTCACAAAATCCATTCATTATACCTTTGACTAATTTTCGAATATAGATGACTCTAACCAAGCATCAGTTTTATCTAATTCACCTTCCTATCTATTCACATTAGAACTTATAATTTATTTCATATATGGCTTTCGTAATCAATTATTACAACACGTTCTACTCTGTTGATGCGTAGAAAAGGTGTATTTATCCATGACTACATATGTCGTTATAATCGGGTTATCATTGTAAAGCTATCTTCGGGATAATTGCAATATTCAATTGATGAAGGAATATTAGgtattatattcatgtaAAAAATCTACAACACAATATTTTAGAAGACAGCCTTTTATCTAAGCATTAATGAACAAGCAAGTTGTCATTGCTATAGGATGAGCAATTCCATGTAGGATGTAGTGTTATCGTCCGAACAAAGAGGCAGGTAGAAGTATTGACTAATTGACATCACTGCTATTGAGTCGTtgcaacaatataaaaTTTCAAACGTTGAATTCCTACCAATTTATTCTAACCCCCATGCCACGTATGATCAACTTGATAGACTACATGTTTGTTGTGACTATTTTTGGTATTAGTTCGACCTATACGCGACACGATTTAAAAAGAAGAATGACAACTCGAGTAATTTACAACACAGTTACGTCATAATTTTTGTTGGTTAATACCGAGAAATGAATCGCCCATCCGTATATTGATTTTAGCAAAAAATGGGAATCAAAATTCACATAGACACATATGAAAACAACTATGTTTGAGACAAAATGACAACATTGTGTAGTAGCAGACTGGATAAGCAAATGGTATTCAACCACCACATTACCGAAAGGATACACGTATAGACGGAGCAAATGTAAATGCGATTATAGTACAATAAGTCTAACGTTCGACACAACTAGTCAATCGCTGTCATACCCTCCGAATGGATTATCTATTGTAAGACATGGTTTCTTAACGGCCACTGCAGGTAGATGCTTTACGGTAATCGCCGAGGCTCTTATAATAGTATTCCCATTATTTGTGACAAAGGATGTGTTAATTTCATCCAACTCTTCCGGTGCATCATTTTCAATTTCCTCTTCAATCGACACGGGTACCTCTTGTTCAGCGGTGTCAGAGCACCACACCGAAGTAATGGCATTGTCATCTGCTTCGGCGTATTTGCGATACATTTCCTCTTGTTCTTTATGAAACAGTGCAATGTCTTCATCGTTCGCACCTGATTCAAAGTTAATTTTTTTCTCCTTCAGTATCTGTTGTAGACTTAACTCTGCCGCATTTTCTCGGTCTCTCATCCTACCTGCCCTTCTTTTTAAAGCAGTCAATCGTTCTAATACTTCATACTCAGCGTAAGCATGATCTGCTTTCTCTATCATTTTTTCTGTTTTATCCTGGTTTTCGGCCCTTTCGTCCTGTAATATTGTTAATTACTTTTTAAATCAACATAAAGATGTTTAAAAGAACAAACTACTAGAACCAgtatagtatataaatatatagttaAAAACAGAAAAATTAATGAGTTAACCCTATGATTATCCGACAAAACAGTAGCATCAGACAATTGATCGTGTGATAGACCATTTtgcaatggatatatttatataattcatatatattgaattaaCCATAAATAAAACCTACTTCGTCTTTAGATATGGCCTCCGCTGCCAGCTCCGCATCTCTATGAGCGTCATATGTACGAGTACCACCAGATTCCAAGAGATAATCTCCGTGTTGTGGATCTGTCTTAAATATAATTTGGTGACTGCAATGAGGACATTTAGCGAAAAACCTATGTTTCTCAATACCAAGATATGTATCTTCCTTTAATCTCATCACTTTGGAATTCATCTTGGTACCAATGTATGTGAAACCACGACAACTTTCACATCTAAATGTAAATGGGAACATCATGCGTATATCAAGCATCCTAGCACTCATTCCACCCTTTATACGTCTCGCAAAAGTTGTCTTACCACGGCCGTAGCCATCATTGCGCAAAATATCACGATTGGCGTGCAACGCCGCAGGATCAAAATCCGGAGGTATGTATTTATTAAGCACCTTGCGTTCTGCCATCTTTCCTTTAGGTTACAAAATGCCTAAATGTGCTGTTTGACTTGAAGTTGACGCTACGCTTTAAACGTTCGAGGAATTAACGGAGAGTACTTCTGCGTCAACATGTGACATCTCTACCCTTTATTAGCAATGGAGAAGTCATATTAttgattacacattttgtggTCTTAGTAaaaaattttaaaatttgtTGAATGTGGAAAAGTTTGAGCTGACTTGAATGGTAGGTAGGTAGGTAGGCAGTTTGCTACTACAACTATGAGGCAGTATCCTCCCTTTTTACATACTGTTTAGTATGTTTTTCCAATATCTATAAATGCATAAttatttaatattatatttacctTTGCCATCGATTGCCTTTCCGATTTTGATACTGGCTTGCCATCAGCGAGATGTGTAGGCAGATGTTGGTCATCGAATTTACTGAACTTCCCAGGGAATTTACGATTGATAAATTCAGAAGGCGGAGTTCTCAGTAGTTGCTGTTGTTCAGCCTACATATAGTGTCTAGGTTAGTCAATCGATCATTACCTCTAGTTTAAGCCGTTGCTGTTTCAATTCCTCTTTTCTTGCCGCCTCTTTCAATTGAGCATCCCTGATATAAATGGAAATAAGTACATAAAAACCAACTTTGATTTAAACTTGACAACAAACTCTCCTCCATCCCTGTCTTCCAGTAAAATACCCAGTTCTGGTAGTTGCTCATCTCTAACCAGGTCACACAATTTGAGAAGATCAGCCGTTTTCCCGACATCAACCTCTTTAGTTTTCATACAATGTTGAGCGAATAGGCGAGTCTATATACCAATGTATCGAATTCAACTTCACTTACCTTTGCTCTGAAGTTTAATAAATGCTCGAGTAAAGGGCCTGAAACAGAAGATTCTTGGTTTTCATCCTGGCCATATTCTGTTCCTGGCTCCTTTAGTTTTAAAATCtttgtattatatgttGTCATTTTAAAGCGCTTACCTCCAgtattttgtacatatattTCTTAATGCTCAACCCTAATGCTTGTCTTAAATACGATTGAGGCGTCGATAGGTACGCATTAAGTGTACTGATGAAAGCACACATTGATTGCAACACTTTCGGAGTATCAAAATTATCCAAAAATGCTCCATGAACCTGTGAAAATGATCGAGTAATTATTCGGACTAACCGTATCTCTTAGTCTTTCAAACTCTGTATTTAACCTCACATCATCCTCTCCCAATTTTTGGGCATTTTCTCTTTTGTCCAATCTCGAATTGAGTAATGAAAAGAAGTTGAAAAATGTTTCATCTATGGCTATAGCTTCTGCCATACCCTGAGGCTCAGGGTTGTAATTTAATGTCCCATCATGCCTGGATGTTAAGAATAATATTCTTATTTGCCTCTTGTTGTATTTGTTAAGCAGCTGTTTAATGGATATGAAATTCTTTAGGCTTTTGCTCATCTTAAGCCCTTGAATATGCAGATGGCCAAAGTGTAAGAAGTAGTTTACCCATTGGTTGCGATCGCTAAAAGCTTCCGATTGCGCAATTTCGTTATCATGATGCGGGAACTTTAGATCTATACCACCTGAATGAATGTCTATAATCGTATCCTTCCCGAATACGTTTGAGCACATGGCACTGCATTCAATGTGCCAACCAGGCCTGCCTTCTCCCCATGGGCTTGACCAAAAAGGTTCACCTGGTTTAGCCTTCTTCCAGAGAGCGAAGTCTCTGGGCGATTTCTTATGTGTCGATACCTCGCCAAGGGTACCTTCTCCATCGGTGATTCTGCAAAGATCATTATAGCTATTAGGTTCCAGTTTGGCGTATACGTGTTTATCACTTCCAATAAATGCATCTATATCAAAATACACGCTACCATCGGCTTCGTACGCATAGCCATTCTTCATGATGGTTTCAATATACGATATGATCTCTGGTAAAAATTCACTGACTCTTGTTATAACGTTGGGTGGGTCAACACCTAGTGCAGCCATATCCTCCCAGAACTCATGCTCCCATCGGCTTGCTAATTCATTGAATTTGCAACCCTGAAAAACTCTATCACATAACTAGCtgcaaaacatacctcatCATTAGCTCGTTGTATGATTTTGTCATCTATATCAGTGACGTTGATAACCAGATGGACATCGTAGTTAAAATAGCGCTCCAGGATGCTTCTTATTGTGTCACAAGCAACGTACGTCCTAGCATGACCAAGATGTGCAGTGTCATATACCGTTGGACCGCAGCAATACCAATTGATACGTCTTCCATTCTCTGGAACAAATTCAACTTTGGCATCACCAGCCAACGAATTGCGCAACAAAAGACCAGTTCGGAATTTCCCATCTTTTGATGGTACGGTCCATTCTCGAAGTTTCGCTGAGGATTCCTGTAATTCTGCCATTGTTGCAAAGCGTGTGTTCTGAAAGACTCTTCTACCCTTGACTGCTGCGTTACCAGTTAAGATGCGGAACGCGTGGCATGTGTGGATTAGAAGCATCAAAAAAAATGTTAAAACATATGTAATTTGTAAAAACATATGATGACGTAATGAAATCAAACTTCCTGTTAATCTGCCATGTGTTGGCAAGATGGTTGTCTACGCGCGTTATGTGTTGCCGCGTTTTGCTAAGGGATGGATTTTACCTGCATTACAACGAAACATAGGACCGTTTACAACAGTTGCTGAGCCACCTAGTCGCCTTTCTGATATGCCAACACTCTCTGCCAAACATTTAGGTATGCAATTATCTCTATAATATCCATATGAAAAcaaatacacatatatGATCTTCTGTAGGTAAAATAGCTGTTGATGTTTCTAGATGCGCAtatagtgatataataattTGGCAAAAATTCATAGAATGTTGTTCCGAGAAGTTGTTACTTCTCGACGGCAAGGACACTTTGCGAATATGGAAGGGAGTAGTAACATTTTATCGCAATTATGAATATATCCTAAGGGCACCTGATGCTGGATTCATACAGTCCCTTATTTCGCATAGCACTGATGTAGTACGTTATATGTTTGTTAAAATTCCACTACCGTGTAGACTAATGGATACACATGTGACGAGCTGAGCCAGTTATCTGAGCACGTATGCAACATGGTATCGGTTAATGACGTCTTATTACCATTTGCAACACCGCTTTATTCTAAGATTGGTGTTATGTTTCATATGCGGCTCGCCGAATCCACGCCGTACGATGTTGTAAGGTTACTGGTATCATTTTCCCGTATAGGTGTTAAGGATGTTGTGTTATTGGAATCATTAGCggagtatatatgtatgaGTGACGGATTCAGTGAGTATGATTTACGCAACATTTTAACTTCATATGCAATGGTTGGATACCAGAGCCCAGCATTGTTCAAGTACGTCACGGAGCGTTTCCTATCTGCACAGGGAGTTAGCATCAATGACGTAGCAATATTGTCATTTGGCTATACATCTGtgaattatataacaccGGAAGTGCGAACTCTGTTTGAAAAGCACATATTTTTAGATGGGAAGGGACACCCTTCGTTGATGGATTTGAAGGATTGCGCAGTCGATATTCCTTTATTTTGTTTGAATTTAGATAGAATGGGTTTGAAAATACCCAATGAGTTAATTGAATTAATTCGAATCGATGATTTAACGGAGAGCTGCTTCTTGAAGTTGGCACATCTGCTTCCTATTACTGAAAAAACTCAGCGGAAGGTGTTATGACATTATCGCATCTTTAATTTAAATCACTACCTTGATAGTCATCATAATTTCTGGGAATAGTTAACAATAATTAGACTCGATATTCTAGGCATTATGCATTATTTGTTTTCAGGAATGTAACAAAACGTTATGAAACTCACAAGGTTACTTCTGAAAATGATGCTAACACAAACTCCAATGTGGCACAAAGTCGCCATGAAAAAGTCCAAGTTTGAATGTGGACAACGGTGATGAAAGATACCAAAGATCGGGCTGCAACGAGGGAAGCGCACTCGTATTTCGTTCATCTACGGATTATTCTTTCAAATAGTCTATATATAAGCTTTCAAAGTTATTACTACATGTTTCTCTAGTGTTATAACCCAAGTACATAGGTTTCTTAGCTATCAACTGCACGTGTGATATCGGGATTGAAACGCTATGTACTATGTTCATCCTTACGTCAGAGTTCATAAGCGAAAGCATTTCATAAACCGAATATAGACTAGAAAAACACAACCGCAACCGCTGCAAAACACCATTGGATACAATCCTATAGCAAATCACGAAGAACAGCTATAATCATTGCCTCAAACAACTAATTTCAGCTTTTGTAGAGTACTTAGGCTCTGAATGTGAATAGACACAGCATATTGGATATTTTCTTATTGTTGATATCTAAAGAAGAGAATAAAGTACGGTTATTACCGTTATATATGAGGACTTTTCTCCAGCGGAAGGGTATTCTGAACCCTTACGTGCGCCTTAGTCCCCAAAACATAGCCGGGTATCACAATAAATACACAGCCATTTATTATATGCGTAAGAACAATTATAGCTTCTGTCCAATCTCAGATGTTCTTCGGGTCGAGAGCAATGATGCCTCCCCAGACACACTAAATTAACTGATGTCGTATATCCTTTAGTCTCTAcacacatttatatatttgcataACTATAACCAGCGATATCaataatgtattatatagcGCCGCTAATTTTATTTTTCGTTTCCTTTTCAGTAGCATCATCTCCTAAGGAAGAATCCAGCTCTAGTGGAATTCACCTTAATATTGGTACGAAAATTAGCCAATTACTTTTTAATATTGAACAGAATACCCTAAGGATGATACTCCAGGTCATCTGAATGTAGCTACAGGTGtgtctatatattttaatgcG
This is a stretch of genomic DNA from Babesia bovis T2Bo chromosome 1, whole genome shotgun sequence. It encodes these proteins:
- a CDS encoding putative integral membrane protein, whose amino-acid sequence is MFSYDLSHYLTLASVGGFILTIPSYAIIIDLDRSVYPQDVEVYHASFIRGGLHRIFHGRTEMISAVKYKTCYYNTMLRNMTSVTDVYVQEYRRGSEIYIETNRCIKGVQKQLHTTFCKIVAPHCVLLTRRDKMLLAASISIPINLNHLFLHPFLVRSREEEEDGTSISLDLVSKRAYNKKLNGCRILRFTNPNIFISPIYGLDSQTNASSYSNPMLISQSVKIYHVLGTMSITLWLKGLPSSESKFVEIPPISDGIFRPRNIVRFALKFNEYVDNSRPSTSNHLYIYVDSVEVSVPDIIILANLKRGDWLYTQYSILGSRYLEYPTIGVKSSQTGQMIYSAAFDEYVRYVEIFTHVFNQWKFVVVSITKFTKGVPHRLKKIYLRERRNRVDYYIELYDSCANSSLDMIYNIKIINPTTDANNATLESHNYLPPIEKCLASGIPAVTMHSMGTHIEGSVRTAATTHLVIPQTQCMSQYDSYETGIQRGDTSSTLSQVDTFYTSEYTNDNNIEIFRQGMTIGAPVPYTAYPTNYAQRNEEIEVPIEPRASTGFTKVDPLNLTETLADYNTVEFTDSMMPQEKTSVENSFNTPCPISQDNIEEVPIEQIDTSETQLSEPSVTQPIEPALPLIESDNIKHPSESEAIGMPEFTFETLLSEYEHSQNPFIIPLTNFRI
- a CDS encoding putative cysteinyl-tRNA synthetase, whose protein sequence is MFLQITYVLTFFLMLLIHTCHAFRILTGNAAVKGRRVFQNTRFATMAELQESSAKLREWTVPSKDGKFRTGLLLRNSLAGDAKVEFVPENGRRINWYCCGPTVYDTAHLGHARTYVACDTIRSILERYFNYDVHLVINVTDIDDKIIQRANDEGCKFNELASRWEHEFWEDMAALGVDPPNVITRVSEFLPEIISYIETIMKNGYAYEADGSVYFDIDAFIGSDKHVYAKLEPNSYNDLCRITDGEGTLGEVSTHKKSPRDFALWKKAKPGEPFWSSPWGEGRPGWHIECSAMCSNVFGKDTIIDIHSGGIDLKFPHHDNEIAQSEAFSDRNQWVNYFLHFGHLHIQGLKMSKSLKNFISIKQLLNKYNKRQIRILFLTSRHDGTLNYNPEPQGMAEAIAIDETFFNFFSLLNSRLDKRENAQKLGEDDVRLNTEFERLRDTVHGAFLDNFDTPKVLQSMCAFISTLNAYLSTPQSYLRQALGLSIKKYMYKILEILKLKEPGTEYGQDENQESSVSGPLLEHLLNFRAKTRLFAQHCMKTKEVDVGKTADLLKLCDLVRDEQLPELGILLEDRDGGEFVVKFKSKDAQLKEAARKEELKQQRLKLEAEQQQLLRTPPSEFINRKFPGKFSKFDDQHLPTHLADGKPVSKSERQSMAKILEKHTKQYVKREDTAS